TTCCTCGTCGGTTTCTCCCGTTCTATGCCCCCTCCTCCCTTCGAAAATGTCAAAAAAGGttgtcctttctctccctcccatctccgcTTGCCTGCCTCTCTTCCGGTCCTCCTCCCCgtgtcactcacacactctctctaaccCGTGTGTTCCAGTGGGTTCCAGAGTCACCCACCACTGTCCCAAGACCCCGTTCCTGTTGGTGGGGACTCAGATAGATCTGCGAGACGACCCGTCCACCATAGAGAAGCTGGCCAAGAACAAGCAGAAGCCCATCACTCTTGAGACGGCGGAGAAACTGGCCAAAGACCTCAAGGCCGTCAAATATGTGGAGTGCTCAGCCCTCACGCAGGTAAGACCACACACACTGTCGCACAACCTCACACACGCAATCACCACGCATGTATGAGCGAAGAGAGACACATGCTACACGCCCCCAGCCTAGCACATGCAAGTCCCTTCCACATACACGTTACATCAGCCTGAGTCACTCCCACACATCTTCACAATCCTGAAATCACACAGGACCCTTGCAGCTAagttttctctcttgtctctgggCAGCTGAAGTTTTGTTTCAATGCTACATATCATCTGTCACGGCTCAAAGAAACAAGAAAGTGGATGGAGAACGGTACATGTAGAGTGTTGGTCCACGGACTGGCTGCGTGTTCTGATCTGTGTTGTATCCTGACCTTTATGACAGGGTGCTAGTGCCCACTAGGTGCTAGTGCCCTGAAACCACAACGTGTCTGGTTCAAGCCACTCTGGCTGTTCCCCGTGAATCGCTACAGTAGCAGAAATAGTTCCAAATGTCAATATGTACATTGTATTTGCGTCAGCGTAAGCCCACCTCATCTGGGGATTGAAATAAAAAGTTTCAGTTTCAACTAATTCATCTGGTTATATCGATAAACCTTTTATTCTTAGCCAATCTTATgttttattatacatttgttgACTGTTGAGTTACCACTAGTAGCCAGTTTCAAAGCTGCAAAAAGTGTTTTTGAGGCTACTGTCAGATAAGCACATCCTTTTTCAGAACTTGTTAATAGCTTCTCCAATAAGTGACCGTACTTCATATATAACATGAGGAGATGAATGTGCTTATGTATTGATATGACAGTATATTTCATTACTATTTCTTACCATTTGAAAATATGGGTTTGAATTGCTAGCAGTCGTGCCTGTGTCAGTTACACAGTAGCAACTTGAACTGCAGCAAGGTAATAGATTTCAGTCTTacatttttaaatgcattttgtCTTATTTTACGGTTAAATTAACCCTGCATTGTTATACATAAATGTGAACTTTACAAAAACAGCATTTATCTCAGGTGTGCTTAAAGGGTACAGGAGTACAAAAAGCACCCCTTCTATACAGAATGTAAATGACAATAAAGCAATATTGTTTAATATGATCAATACTATCTTTGCATAATATTGTAAACTATAGTGTATATTTATACCCCAAACCATTGGTTTCCAAATATTTTATGAGTAGACTTTGCTATTGTCTTTTTCACCGTAAATCACTGCGCCAATTAAGCCCGGTATGCGCCAATTAAGCCCGGTATGCGCCAATTAAGCCCGGTATGCGCCAATTAAGCCCGGTTTGCATTGAAACATGGGGTGGTGTGTTTCTGTAATATTCAATGagcataaatgttttttttgttcagaTTTAGAAACCTCTGTAGTCCAAGACTTTTGTGGGATATCAGGGCTAGAATACCTCCAAGTGGTGGAGAAATGCAAACAAATGAGGGACAAGAAGATGACTATTGGACGTCTACTCATGCACTTTTGGGTGCAATCTGATTGTTTTTTTGGTCCACCACCTGTACCTTTTTAACACACCATAGAGGGAGATTTGAAACTGTCTTCTGACAGGCTTTAGGAAGACAAGTTGAACTAATTAACAACAATAGCAGTACAGCAAATGTGAATCAGCGTTCAGATAATTCAATGAATGTTGCATGGCTTCTTATCCACAGAGGGCCAGTGTGGGTGCAGGTTTGTGTTCTAACCAGgcaataacacacctgattcaactaatcatgtcTTGTTTGAAGTctatgattagtttaatcaggtgtgtACTTGTTGGCAAGAACAAAACCCCTGAGTCCACATTGAGTAGAAATTCTGTTTATACTGATATTGCCAAAAGTtgttaaagatacacttgttaatcccaccacagtgtccgattttcaaaaaggctttacgacgaaagcataccatgcgattatgttaggtcagcgcctagtcacaaaaaacacagccattttccagccaaagagaggagtcacaaaaagcagaaatagagataaaattaatcactaaccttaatgatcttcatcagatggcactcataggacttcatgttacacaatacatgtatgttttgttcgataaagttcatatttatatccaaaaatctcagtttacattggcgcgttatgttcagtaatgttttacctccaaaacatccggtgattttgcagagagccaYatcaatttacaggaatactcatcataaacgttgatgaaagatacaagtgttgagtatagaattaaagatatacttctccttaatgcaaccgctgtgtcagattacaaaaaagctttacggcaaaagcacaccatgcaataatctgagtacagcgctcagccaccatacagatacccgccatgttgtggagtcaacaaaagtcagaaatagcatacaACATatttacttacctttgatgatcttcatcgtaatgcactcccaggaatccttttgtttgataaagtccatttatgtccatatacctcctttttgttcgcgtttagtccagtaatccaaatgcacaaggtgcgagcactaagtccagacaaaaagtcaaaaaagttatattacagttcgtagaaacatgtccaacgatgtatagaatcaatctttaggatgtttttatcataaatcttcaatgtttcaaccagacaattcctttgtctttagaaatgaaaaggaacagagctcgtgCTCACGGCTGCGCGCATGACTAAACTAAAAGCTTTCAACCAGACCACTGCTTCAAACAGCTCTAAATCGCTCCcctttcatagtagaagcctgaaacaatgttctaaagatggttgacatctagtggaagccgtaggaagtgcaatcggaccaaatttacactgtatattggataggcaatcacttgaaaaactacaaacctcagatttcccacttcctggttggatttttcacAGGTTTTTGCTTgccgtatgagttctgttatactcacagacatcattcaaacagttttagaaacttcagagtgttttctatccaaatctactaataatatgcatatcttagcttctgggcctgagtagcaggcagtttactctgggcacgcttttcatccaaatgttgGAATAGCGcctcccagccataagaagttaacctttattttactaggcaagtcagttaagaacaaattcttatttacaatgacggcctactggggaacggtgggttaactgtcttgttcatgggcagaatgacagattttttaccttgtcagctcggggattcgatcaagtaaccatttggttactggaccaacgctctaaccactaggatacctgccgccccaaatctcTGCGATGTGTCGTGCTTATGAACAGCCCatagtggtatattggccatataccacactcattcgtgccttattgcttatatAAGAAATGTCAGTTTGTAAGTTTTTAACGATTGGAAATGAATTGGATAATTTAAGAGGCTCATTTGGAACACTCATGGGTTTAAAGGATACACTCGGAACCCTCATATTAACCGCATGTGaaatttgattttaaaatatatatttttttatcaacttCTCTTACAAAAATTAGGCAGTATATGTTAATGTCTCCACAAAACCTTCTGGTTGGCTTAATAGGTACTCTTACCCTGTAGATCcacatatcaaatgtatttatatagcccttcttccatcagctgatatctcaaagtgctgtatatGGCCTAGTCTTGTTCTAAGTAGAGCAGCTGCTGTCAGCAGTCTTATCAGTTGGCCACATTCAGTAAGGTGCAATATCTTTAGTTTCAGACATTTATTTTTGTCTGAACTTGGTTGTAGACATGGATTATAACACCCAATTTTCCATCAGCCTGTTGCGCAGTGGTCTTCTTGAGCTGCACAAACAACCAATGTCCAACTCGTGGCAGTAAAACATTGTATTGGTTAACAGTCTTATATTAAAAGGCTGCCATTTTTAGATGGAGACATATAGTCTTTGTTATCATTCTGTTGAGGGGTAGGCAACTTGTCGGAGCAGATGGTCGGTTTCTAATCATTGTAAACTGCCCAAACATACCTSTCATACCTtcattacattgagacacgatcacatcTCCTTTTTAAATGTGGGGGAATACTTGGGAGCagaattaaacacatttttagctgaattcctggtgattttacggTCTATTTTGACCAAAAACAAAAATCTGTCCTGTTGCCGACCACAGTCATAATRGATGGGAAAACTGAAGGAGTTCAGCGATCACCTCCCTCTCATACGGCCATCTTGTGTCCTATGGTGTTACTCAGTGGGAGTCGAGGGCTTTACTGTATCGGAAACAATGGGCCCTAGTCGATCTAAACTGTGGCCAAGTTTAGGTCTCCCTCCCCAACCCCATCttgtgtctcttcctctcctgcgcTGCTCTGGCGTCCTGCCCCACCGTCCTTCCTCTCTCTAGACCAGCTTCCCCTGCCGTAAGAGCTGCTRATGCAATATCCTGTTTCCTGTGTGACTGTTCTGCCTGCCAGTCAGATGTTGCGCCTAACCACGCGTTCTGGGCCAGATGTTCTTTGCACCTGATAGTGAAGGTTGAGACAGGGGGGTAGGGTcctctgatcctagatctgtgggtCAGAGAAACTTCTATCTCAAACGCTTCAGCTCCGATCTCGCAGGGCAAAATCTCCATAGTCTAGAGGcttcctcatctcctctaccAACTTTAACTAATGTTTTACAGTAGATCTATCTTCCAGTTCTCTTTAGTTTCCTTGTGCTCTGTTCTTAGATTTTCCACACAATGTTGCACTCACTCTTTCGATTTCTACCCTCTCCCTCTGTATTTTCCCCACAATTTGTTCTTGCCTCTActtccccttctctttttctctcttttccactccctctttccctatcctattttcttctctctgctcatctcaaCCCTTTTTGTCTCTGTTTGCTGTGCTAACTGTTGTCGTTTTCTCCCCTCCCCTTTGTCGTTATAGCGAGGGCTGAAGAATGTATTTGATGAAGCTATCCTAGCCGCCCTAGAGCCACCAGAGACGCAAAGAAAGAGGAAGTGCTGTATATTCtaatgtctttctctctttgtctgctgCTTACTTCTAGTTTAAACCTCTGTCCTCGTTTTACCCAACCAACCACCTCTTCAAGCTATCCCCTGTATCCACTTCCCCTTTACGACAGTGTTACTTAATATTGAGTGTGCCATGactcttccttccctcccctttTTGTTGACTTGTCCGCATGGCCTTACTGTGCTGGAGGACCGTGTCCGTTGCTCTTGGGTTTCCTCAGATCTAACAGTGCTGACATTGGGTTTGGTTAATCACATCACTTATCCTCTCAGGGCaaatctcaaatgacaccctattaccCATAGTGGACCAAGTAGTGTACTTTGTGGGATTTAGGATGTGATTTGAGACACGGCCCATGTGTCTTCTTCTTAGGTTAGTGTTTCTCCTTCTGTTATGGTGTTGTTTGGAGAGTCCAGAGTTAAGGGAGAGTCTGATTTACTT
The window above is part of the Salvelinus sp. IW2-2015 unplaced genomic scaffold, ASM291031v2 Un_scaffold4281, whole genome shotgun sequence genome. Proteins encoded here:
- the LOC112077101 gene encoding cell division control protein 42 homolog — encoded protein: VLTKLCCNLMIGGEPLHPGLFDHSGQEDYGTVTPLTFKSHPRGVSFLVGFSRSMPPPPFENVKKGLGSRVTHHCPKTPFLLVGTQIDLRDDPSTIEKLAKNKQKPITLETAEKLAKDLKAVKYVECSALTQKGLKNVFDEAILAALEPPEPKKKRKCVLL